A region from the Arachis ipaensis cultivar K30076 chromosome B01, Araip1.1, whole genome shotgun sequence genome encodes:
- the LOC107608888 gene encoding uncharacterized protein LOC107608888, translating to MGQDITELKAFKEEVNSNLQNQGAAIQKLENQIGYLYKQTPGPSVSHAAKAIAREECKAINLRSGKKLKEISRETTEDEAKENVRDKEQGQSFTPSATKEKEKEVLKPYTPKAPYPQRLMKSEKDGQFSRFLEIFKKLQINILFAEAIEQMPLYAKFSKELMTKKRSWRNEETVLLTEECSAIIQHKLPQKLKDPGSFQISCIIGEVMVEKALCDLGASINLMSLTMMRRMKIEEAKPTRMALQLADRTFKFPHGIVEDLLVKVGDFIFPADFVVLDMEEEAKASIILGRPFLATAGAIIDVQKGELTLRLHDEQLVFNVFKAMSYPSESLKECMRVDVVDIAEC from the exons ATGGGTCAAGACATAACCGAATTGAAAGCCTTTAAGGAAGAAGTAAATTCTAACTTGCAAAACCAAGGAGCTGCCATCCAGAAGCTAGAAAATCAAATTGGGTATTTGTATAAGCAAACCCCTGGGCCAAGCGTTTCTCATGCTGCCAAGGCTATTGCAAGGGAAGAATGTAAGGCCATAAACCTCAGAAGTGGAAAGAAGCTAAAGGAGATCTCAAGGGAAACCACAGAGGATGAAGCAAAGGAAAATGTGAGAGACAAGGAACAGGGACAATCTTTTACACCGTctgcaacaaaagaaaaagaaaaagaggtccTGAAGCCTTATACACCCAAAGCGCCATATCCTCAACGTTTGATGAAAAGTGAAAAGGATGGCCAATTCTCCAGATTTTTGGAGATTTTCAAGAAGCTTCAAATCAACATTCTGTTTGCTgaggcaatagagcaaatgccactctatgcaaaATTCTCAAAggaattaatgaccaagaagagaagctggagaaATGAGGAAACTGTGTTgttgactgaagaatgcagtgccatcattcaacACAAATTGcctcagaaattgaaggatccaggCAGTTTCCAAATCTCCTGCATCATAGGAGAAGTCATGGTGGAGAAGGCCTtgtgtgacttaggggccagtATCAATTTGATGTCTCTAACAATGATGAGaagaatgaagattgaggaagccaaaccaacaagaatggcccTCCAATTGGCAGATCGAACTTTTAAATTCCCTCATGGGATAGTTGAGGATttgttggtgaaagtgggagatttcatATTTCCTGCCGATTTTGTGGTGTTAGATATGGAGGAGGAAGCCAAAGCTTCGATAATCCTGGGAAGACCCTTCCTGGCTACTGCTGGGGCCATCATAGATGTCCAAAAGGGTGAACTCACTCTTAGACTGCATGATGAGCAATTGGTGTTTAACGTATTCAAGGCAATGAGCTATCCATCAGAATCACTAAAGGAATGCATGAGAGTGGATGTAGTGGACATTGCA gagtgctGA